One genomic window of Pirellulales bacterium includes the following:
- the dnaK gene encoding molecular chaperone DnaK: protein MATGEKIIGIDLGTTNSVVAVMEGKDAKVIPNQEGNRLTPSVVAFTDKGDVLVGELARRQAITNPKKTVYSIKRFMGRRHSEVASEEKIVPYQVVGAPEEYVKVKVGDKDYTPPDISARILRKLKEAAEAYLGHKVNKAVITVPAYFNDAQRQATKDAGQIAGLEVARIINEPTAAALAYGLDKKNQEKIVVFDLGGGTFDVSVLEVADGVFRVISTNGDTHLGGDDFDRVLVNYVADEFKKENGIDLRKDPMALQRLQEACEKAKKELSSANSTDINLPFITADANGPKHLQMNITRSKFEQLEDEFFERCRGPVQQALKDAKMEPKDIDEVVLVGGSTRIPKVQELVQKMFGKEPHKGVNPDEVVAVGAAIQGGVLAGEVQDILLLDVTPLSLGIETEGGIFTKLVERNTTIPTEKKQVFSTAADNQTAVTVSVYQGERPMARDNRVLGQFNLEGLPPAPRGLPQIEVKFDIDANGILNVSARDLGTGKEAKVRIEKTGGLTEDEIKTKLREAESHAEEDKRKRQVAELRNQGESMCFQLEKLIKEHTGKLKDSDKSALESAMGKVHDAIKGDDPDTMKSAIEQLEQASHAFSKTLYESTGGAGAAGAGATGSAGAGDGKKADEEAIDAEFEVKKE from the coding sequence ATGGCAACTGGCGAAAAAATCATCGGAATCGATTTAGGCACCACTAACTCGGTCGTGGCCGTGATGGAAGGCAAAGATGCCAAGGTCATTCCCAATCAGGAAGGCAACCGGCTCACGCCCAGCGTCGTGGCCTTCACCGACAAGGGCGATGTGCTCGTTGGCGAGCTGGCTCGGCGTCAAGCTATTACCAACCCCAAGAAAACGGTCTACTCCATCAAGCGCTTTATGGGCCGCCGCCACAGCGAAGTGGCTTCCGAAGAAAAAATCGTCCCCTATCAAGTCGTCGGTGCGCCTGAAGAGTACGTCAAAGTCAAAGTCGGCGACAAGGACTACACCCCGCCCGATATTTCCGCGCGCATCCTTCGCAAACTGAAAGAAGCCGCCGAAGCCTACCTCGGCCACAAAGTCAACAAGGCCGTCATCACCGTGCCGGCCTACTTCAACGATGCCCAGCGGCAAGCCACTAAAGATGCCGGTCAAATTGCCGGCCTGGAAGTGGCCCGCATCATCAACGAGCCTACCGCCGCGGCCCTGGCTTATGGCCTGGATAAAAAGAACCAGGAAAAAATCGTCGTCTTCGATCTCGGCGGCGGTACCTTCGACGTTTCCGTGCTGGAAGTTGCCGACGGCGTGTTCCGCGTCATTTCCACCAATGGCGATACGCACCTGGGCGGCGACGATTTCGACCGCGTTCTGGTCAACTACGTGGCCGACGAATTCAAAAAGGAAAACGGCATCGATCTGCGCAAAGACCCCATGGCTTTGCAGCGGCTGCAGGAAGCCTGCGAAAAAGCCAAAAAAGAGCTCAGCTCCGCCAACTCCACCGATATCAATCTGCCGTTCATTACCGCCGATGCCAACGGTCCCAAGCATTTGCAAATGAACATCACCCGCTCCAAGTTCGAGCAACTGGAAGATGAATTCTTCGAACGTTGCCGCGGCCCGGTGCAGCAAGCGCTCAAGGACGCCAAAATGGAGCCCAAAGATATTGACGAAGTCGTGCTGGTCGGCGGCTCCACCCGCATTCCCAAAGTGCAAGAACTCGTCCAAAAAATGTTCGGCAAGGAGCCGCACAAAGGCGTCAACCCCGACGAAGTCGTCGCCGTCGGCGCGGCCATTCAAGGCGGCGTGTTGGCCGGCGAAGTGCAAGACATTTTGCTCCTCGACGTCACGCCCCTCAGCCTGGGCATCGAAACCGAAGGCGGCATTTTCACCAAGCTCGTCGAACGCAACACCACCATCCCGACCGAGAAAAAACAGGTCTTCAGCACCGCCGCTGATAACCAAACCGCGGTCACCGTCAGCGTTTATCAGGGCGAACGTCCCATGGCCCGCGATAATCGCGTGCTCGGGCAGTTCAACTTGGAAGGTCTGCCGCCGGCGCCGCGTGGCCTCCCGCAAATCGAAGTCAAGTTCGACATCGACGCCAACGGCATCCTCAACGTCTCGGCCAGAGATCTCGGCACGGGCAAGGAAGCCAAGGTCCGCATCGAAAAAACCGGCGGCCTGACCGAAGACGAAATCAAAACCAAGCTTCGCGAGGCTGAATCGCACGCCGAGGAAGACAAACGCAAACGCCAAGTGGCCGAGCTGCGCAACCAAGGCGAGTCGATGTGCTTCCAACTGGAAAAGCTCATCAAGGAACACACCGGCAAGCTGAAAGATTCCGACAAGTCGGCCCTGGAAAGCGCCATGGGCAAAGTCCACGACGCCATCAAGGGCGACGACCCCGACACCATGAAGTCGGCCATCGAACAGTTGGAGCAGGCCTCCCACGCCTTCAGCAAAACGCTGTACGAGTCGACTGGTGGCGCCGGCGCTGCCGGTGCGGGCGCCACGGGCTCCGCC